Genomic window (Physeter macrocephalus isolate SW-GA unplaced genomic scaffold, ASM283717v5 random_1251, whole genome shotgun sequence):
AAAGGAAACTGCTCCTCCAGCCTCGTGAGTGTGTGTCCTGCCGGGGATGCTCCCGATGGGTGGGCAGGTGGGGTCCCGGGCTTCCCCTGCAGATTCCAGCCCCCGAAAACAGCCGGTGCCAGGAAGGCCAGCTTGTCCACTCTCCAACTTTATTCACAAACACGGTGTCTTGACCAGCTAGTGGGGAGGGCCCCGGGGTCAGCAGGGTGGGGGCAGCTGCCCGGGCTCCCCAGGCCCCATCCCCTCAGGGAGGGAGCGGCAGATCACGGAGATGCGTCGGCCCCGGGGAACCCGACGCTCCCCAAAAAAGGACTCTTCATCCCGAAGGATCTCGTGGGAGAAGTCATAACGGGCCGAACCCCTGCAAGAGAAAATAGAGGCTGTGGCCgggtggggtgagggcagccCCTGTTCCAGGCAGAGCACCTGCGGTGGGGGGTAGAGTCTGCCGTCAGGGCTGGATGAGAGAAGTTGCTCAAAGTGCTGGGTGGGCATCTCAGGAGTtactggtggggtgggggatccCTGGCTGCCAGTACCTAAGGATGTAGAGGGAGCCCGGCTCCAGCAAGAGTTCCAGCCACTCCCCTGGCTCCTGGGTGTGCACCAGCCGCATGACGCTGGGAGACAGCAGGGACAGGCCAGCAATCGTGGATCCACAGAACTGTAAGAGGGGACACACTGGCAGGTGGGCTTTGGCCTGGCCGGCTCACCCCCAGCCGGGAACTCCAAGGCACTTGCCTCTGCCTACCTTGATGCTGTCCACGTGTGGTTTGATGTAGCCCCGAGGTTCCAGGTCCAGCACGTGCACCGAGGAGAGCAGGGTCTGGCCGGGGCCAAAGGCGGCTGCCTGCACACGCTGCAGGATGGACCGGCTTGCCTCTGACCAGCGCGACTTCTCTGTCTCTCGGAAGCCGTGGATGGCCTGCCCAGAGAGCTCAAGTCAAGCCTGGAAGCTCCCAGGGGggaaaagggaaactgaggcacattgtggggctggggtgggttgggggagagggtggtggaAGTGCAAAGCAAAGGCCTGGTTTTTCCAGCATGACCCTTGACCCCACCCTCAACTCACAACCTTGGGCCTATCTACCCCATGATGCTGGGTCTCAAACCCCAACCCCTGACCCATCTGGGTCTGGCcttagtcctttttaaaaaaattttatgtatttttggctgtgttgggtctccgttgctgcgcgcgggctttctctagttgcggcgagcgggggctactcttcgttgtggtgtgcgggcttctcattgcggtggcttctcttgttgcggagcacgggctttagtagctgtggcgtctgggctcaggagttgtggcacacgggcttagttgctccgtggcatgtgggaacttcccggaccagggatcgaacccctggcCTCAGTCCTTTCTACCCACCATCAGGATCCAATTCAGTCCCAGAATGCCGTCCCTAATGCAGGCCCAGCTTCAATATTCACAACGTGATCCCACCCCACACCAGCTC
Coding sequences:
- the ALKBH7 gene encoding alpha-ketoglutarate-dependent dioxygenase alkB homolog 7, mitochondrial isoform X2 is translated as MARSGRLALWSMPGQGWVRGSGPAVLSRLRDAAVVRPGFLSAAEEETLSGELEPELRRRRYEYDHWDAAIHGFRETEKSRWSEASRSILQRVQAAAFGPGQTLLSSVHVLDLEPRGYIKPHVDSIKFCGSTIAGLSLLSPSVMRLVHTQEPGEWLELLLEPGSLYILRGSARYDFSHEILRDEESFFGERRVPRGRRISVICRSLPEGMGPGEPGQLPPPC
- the ALKBH7 gene encoding alpha-ketoglutarate-dependent dioxygenase alkB homolog 7, mitochondrial isoform X1, which codes for MALGRGRAPAPAASTTRLRGYGPEWAAGAVEHARAGLGAGLRAGRAKPPTGRGRGTARLPERGRGGDTERRTGTRAAPPSIRAIHGFRETEKSRWSEASRSILQRVQAAAFGPGQTLLSSVHVLDLEPRGYIKPHVDSIKFCGSTIAGLSLLSPSVMRLVHTQEPGEWLELLLEPGSLYILRGSARYDFSHEILRDEESFFGERRVPRGRRISVICRSLPEGMGPGEPGQLPPPC